TACACCAATCGCATAAGAAACTTGTACCAAGATCTCATCAGCCACACCTGCAGCCACCATATTTTTAGCAATATGGCGAGTAGCGTAAGCCGCAGAACGGTCTACTTTAGATGGGTCTTTTCCAGAGAAAGCGCCTCCTCCGTGAGCACCTTTGCCCCCGTATGTATCTACGATGATTTTTCGACCGGTCAACCCAGTATCTCCATGAGGACCACCAATCACAAACTTGCCTGTTGGGTTGATGTGGTAGATGATCTCGTCAGTAAATAGTTTTTGAATTTCCGGCTTCAATTTCGCCTTTACTCTCGGAATCAAAATGGTGATGATATCGTGCTTGATTTTAGCAAGCATCGCTTCCTCTGAGTCGAAGTCGTCGTGCTGGGTCGAAACCACGATTGCATCAATTCGCTGAGGTACATTATCATCGCTGTACTCGATAGTTACCTGAGACTTTGAATCAGGTCGCAAATAAGTGATGTCCTTATTTTCTCTACGAAGAGCCGCCAATTCACGCAGAATCATGTGAGATAAATCCAGCGCCAAAGGCATGTAATTCTCGGTTTCGTTGGTGGCATAGCCAAACATCATCCCCTGATCACCCGCGCCTTGTTCTTCAGGATTTTTACGCTCTACCCCCTGATTGATATCGGCAGATTGTTCATGTATCGCAGAAAGCACCCCGCAGGAATTGCCCTCAAACATGTATTCGCTTTTGGTATACCCAATCCGATTGATCACATCACGAGCGATCTTTTGCACATCGAGGTAGGTATGAGATTTAACTTCTCCTGCTAGGACTACCTGTCCGGTAGTTACCAAAGTTTCACAGGCTACTTTTGAATTCGGATCGAAAGCCAAAAAATTGTCAATCAATGCATCAGAGATTTGGTCCGCGATTTTGTCAGGATGACCCTCTGAGACTGACTCTGAGGTAAATAAATATGCCATAAATTAGATAATTGAATCGTTTTTTAGGAAGCCCAAAATTACAGGAACTGAGGGAAATAAAAAACCGGAATTCGAACACCGGCTTTATCTGTCAGAATGATTTTCAATCCAATCCTGGCTTCCCCTGATTTTCTCAGGAATCACATTCCATAGGAATGAATTGATGCCAAGTGCCAAGTCTTAGCAGAAAACCACCACTCACCAAAATCTCGATACTAGCTACTTGATCCTAAAGTCTTGTGTCCAATGTCAAGCGTCTTGTTTCTCTCGTTTCACCAAGCCCTCCGTGATCTCATTCATCGCCTTCACCTTGTACTCAAAGTCTCCCTTGAGGGTAGCCCGGTAAGCATTTAGATTTTCAAGCAAATCGTCAATTTCCTCCGGGAGAACTTCTTCTAAGAGCTGTCTTAACCGCTTGGCAGTTGTGGGTGACTTCCCATTAGTGGAGATAGCAATTTTCAAATTTCCTTTGGTTACAATTCCACCCAGGTAAAAATCACAAAGCTCAGGTGTATCGGCTACGTTA
Above is a window of Algoriphagus sanaruensis DNA encoding:
- the metK gene encoding methionine adenosyltransferase → MAYLFTSESVSEGHPDKIADQISDALIDNFLAFDPNSKVACETLVTTGQVVLAGEVKSHTYLDVQKIARDVINRIGYTKSEYMFEGNSCGVLSAIHEQSADINQGVERKNPEEQGAGDQGMMFGYATNETENYMPLALDLSHMILRELAALRRENKDITYLRPDSKSQVTIEYSDDNVPQRIDAIVVSTQHDDFDSEEAMLAKIKHDIITILIPRVKAKLKPEIQKLFTDEIIYHINPTGKFVIGGPHGDTGLTGRKIIVDTYGGKGAHGGGAFSGKDPSKVDRSAAYATRHIAKNMVAAGVADEILVQVSYAIGVAKPMGIYINTYGTAKVKMTDGEIAKKVEEIFDMRPYAIEQRLKLRNPIYEETAAYGHMGRKNEIVTKTFESPYQEPKTVTVELFTWEKLDYVDKIKAAFSI